AGGCTAGAATTAGCTTTTGAAGGACAACGTTGGTTCGATTTGGTTAGAACTGGAACCGTTGATGCAGAAATGGGAGAAGTAGTTAATCCTAACTATTATGTTTTTCCAATTCCAACATCAGAAGTCCTAGCAAGTGATGGAGTAATTACTCAAAATCCTGGGTACTAATTAAATTACCAAATTAGAAGTGCTTATATATTGTTGTGAGTTTTGGTGTTAGTAGGTAGCTTATATAGTTTATGACACAAAAAATTACTAAAAGCATCAAAACTTTTACAACAAAATGAGCGAGAAGACTAGGTTAAAGAGATATTATTAGCAGTTATTTGATTAGCCATTAAATTTTGTTAAAAGTTTTACTGGTCATATAAAGACCAGTAAAACTTATTAGAAGAATAAAATTTATAAGCTCGCAAAGTGAAAATTTATTTCTGTTTATATAACTTTAGAAAAATTTAAGTTGGTTAATCAGTATTTGAATTCGCATTTATGAAAGTAGAAATTCTTACAACAAATGAAAACTATTCGCTTCAGAAACAGGTAATAGTGAAAATTCGAGATTTAATAAATCATAAGAATTTAGAACCTGGCGATAAGCTACCGTCTGAACGTATGCTTTCAGAAAAATTTGAGGTTACTAGAAGTACCATTCGCGAGGCCATTCAAAAACTGGAATTTTATGGACTATTAAAATCTAGACCTCAAAGTGGAACGTTTGTCGCCAATATTGGTGTGGTGGCTATGAATGGAATGATAGACGATATTCTACGTCTTGAAGATCCAGACTTCAAATCGCTGGTTGAAACAAGAATTCTTCTAGAATTAAAAACATCAAGGTTGGCTGCTATTAGAAGAACTGAAGAGGATCTTGAAAGTATGAAAAATGCGCTAGAAGCATATGCACTAAAAGTAACCAATGGCGAAGACGCAGTTCAAGAAGATTTACTTTTTCATTTAGCAATAGCGAAAGCCAGTGGAAATAGTTCTATGAATACATTTATGTTAATCATTACTCCTGAAATAATTACAAATTTTGGAAAGTACCACGTGTGTGATGCTGCCTTAGCATTCTCTGGAATTGAAGAACATAGGTTAATTTACGAAGCAATAAAGGAACAAAACCCGC
This Rasiella rasia DNA region includes the following protein-coding sequences:
- a CDS encoding FadR/GntR family transcriptional regulator; this encodes MKVEILTTNENYSLQKQVIVKIRDLINHKNLEPGDKLPSERMLSEKFEVTRSTIREAIQKLEFYGLLKSRPQSGTFVANIGVVAMNGMIDDILRLEDPDFKSLVETRILLELKTSRLAAIRRTEEDLESMKNALEAYALKVTNGEDAVQEDLLFHLAIAKASGNSSMNTFMLIITPEIITNFGKYHVCDAALAFSGIEEHRLIYEAIKEQNPQLAKKRMKQHFKELYKYCYNVEV